The Gammaproteobacteria bacterium DNA segment TGCGCTTGATCAATCTCACGATTACGACCATAATAAGGGTTAAACTTAATAGGGGTGTATCATGACAAATATTACACTAAATATAGATGATGAAGTCATCAAAAAGGTTAGGAAAATAGCAATTGATGAAAATAGCACTATGACTGCAATGATAAGGGATTTTCTTCAATCTGTTGCCGAGCGTGAAAATCCAGAAAAGGAACGTAAAATCAATAGGCTGGAAAGAAGTTTTGACCTTTTAGGGCGGGATATGGGGAAACGTAGCTGGACTAGAGAAGATCTTTATGACTGAAGGTGTATTTTTTGACACCAATATCTTGGTGTATGCCTATGATACTTCAGATCCTGCAAAACAAAAAATTGCAAAGGATTTGATTCTGAAAAATATTAGAAATGCCCAAGGTTGGTTGTCGATTCAGGTTTTTGGCGAGTTTTTCAATGTGGTTACTAAACGAATCCCAGAACCCTTAACCAGTGAAGAAGCAAGAGAAGCCATTAGTGCATTATCTTTATTGAAAATTACAAAAATGGATATGAAGCTTGTATACCGAGCCATTGACACGCACCAAAAATATGGGACGACTTACTGGGATTCGATGATAATTTCTGCTGCTGAAAGATCCAAATGTTCCAGACTCTTTTCTGAAGATTTTAATTCATCACAAAAATACTATGGAATAATTGCAGATAATCCTTTTTTGTAAATGGCTACTTAATGGAGTGGATAGTTCTCATTGATTATAAAGATCAAGCTGACCTCTTGATACTAAAGAGTTGGACTGTAAACCTGAAAAAATTTTTGAGGCGGGGATCAGGAAGACTGTGCAGTGGTATCTTGATAATGAAAATTGGTGGCATAGGGTGATGGATGGCAGTTATCAAAACTGGATTGAGAAAAATTACTAGCATGAATCAGTTACATTTGAGCGGAGAATAAAATGAGAAAAGAGTTGCTGGTTTATGGTTCCCCTGCCATTGAGAATGCCGAAATAGAGGAAGTCATTGCCGTAATGGAAAGTGGCTGGCTCGGTACTGGCCCTAAGGTGGCTCAGTTCGAACGGGATTTTTCCGAGTATAAGGAAATAGAGAATGCAGTGGCACTAAATTCCTGCACTGCTGCTCTGCACCTTAGTATTTTGGCTGCGGGCATTAGAGCAGGGGATGAAGTAATTACTACACCACTCACCTTCTGTGCGACGATTAATGCCATTATTCATGCTGGAGCCACTCCAGTGCTGGCTGATGTTAATCCAGTAACTATGAATATTGATCCGAATGAGGTGCAAGCAAAAATTACTTCCAGAACCAAGGCGATTCTCCCCGTTCATTTTGCGGGGCGGTCTTGCGATATGGACGCTCTATGTGAGATTGCCAATAAGCATGAACTTAAAATTATTGAAGATTGTGCTCACGCTATAGAAACTGAATATCATGGACAAAAGGCAGGTACTTTTGGTGATTTTGGTTGTTTCAGTTTTTATGTGACCAAAAATATTGTCACAGGTGAAGGTGGCATGGTGATCACAACGTGTGAGGAAGATGCCGCACGTATCAAAATGTTGGGTTTGCACGGTATGAGTAAAGATGCCTGGAAGCGCTTTGGCGATGAGGGGTACAAACATTATCAAGTGGTGGAGTGTGGTTACAAATACAACATGATGGATCTACAAGCAGCCATCGGTATCCACCAGTTGCGAAGAGTTGAGACGTACTGGTTGAAACGTCAGGAAATATGGCAAAGTTACAATGAGGCTTTTGCCGATCTGCCTATTACTTTACCGGCACAAATTGAAGCAGATACCCGTCACGCCTACCACCTCTATACCATTTTGATCGGCGAACAGCATTGTGGTATTAGCCGGGATGAGTTTCTTGGTGCCATGTCGGCACGAAATATTGGTGTGGGGGTGCACTACCTCAGTATTCCCGAACACCCTTACTATCAACAGACATTTGGCTGGAAGCCAGAAGACTATCCGCACGCGATGAGCATTGGACGGCAGACGATAAGTTTACCTTTGTCTGCGAAATTGACGGATAAGGATGTGACGGATGTGATTGATGTGGTAGGGGAGGTTTTATAAAAATGGAATTGAGGATTGTGGAAGAACGATTGCCTTCTGCAGAAGAGTGGGGTCGTGTTTGGGAAGAGTGTGATTATGCAACCTACTATCATTCTCGTGAATGGGCAGAGGTATGGCAAAAATATACTCAAGGAAAATTGAGACCTGAAGCGAAGCTTATTACGTTTTCAGATGGAAAGTCAGCGCTATTAACATTTTCGTCGCAACAGGTATTAAAGGGGCTTGTCAAACAATATATGTTGTCCCCAGCAGGAACATTTGGTGGCTGGCTATCAGCTAGTGAACTATTGGAGAGTCATGCAAGTATTTTGCATGGATATATCGCAGCTAATTATAAAAATTTAACATGGCGATTAAATCCTTATAATTCCTTTGAGCATAATCTAAATACTAAAAATATAAAGAGCGATGAAACCCATGTTTTGGACTTGAAATGTGGTTTCGAGACGATATACAAAGGATGGACAAAGGGGCATGCTTCCGCCGCACGCAAAGCACGCAAAGCAGGGGTTGAAATTAGAGAGGCAATTACACTTCAAGATTGGAAGGATTATTATGAAATTTATGAAGGTTCGCTAAAGAGGTGGGGTGACTCTGTATCATCTAGATATGACTGGATGCTTTTTCGAAATATGTATGATCTTTCGTCATCTAATATAAAACTTTGGTTGGCCATATATGATGATCAAGTTGTCGCGGGGGCATTATGTCTTTATGCAAAAAAACATGTAGGTTATTGGCATGGGGCAGCTTCGGCTGAGTATTTTAAAATGCGTCCTGTCAATCTGTTAATGTATGAAATAATCAAAAACTCCTCTGAACATGGTTATCGGTGGTTTGATTTTAATCCTAGCGGTGCTCATGAAGGGGTACGGAGTTTTAAAAGGAGTTTTGGTGCAAAGGAACTTGTTTGTCCTGTCATCCAGGTTCATTCTTTTGGATTTAAGGTCATCTCAAGAGTAGCAAGTATAATTAGTAAAGTGAAAAAAGCATGAGCCGAATAAAGGTGATATTCAGGCATCTCAAGAATTTTTGGAGTGAGTGTAAGTCTTCGTCTTATGTGCTTAAAAAATTTCCTACTGTTTCTATTGAGCAGAGGGTGATGTTTAAAGGCGATATTAGGAACCTTCAGTTAGGGCTAAGTGTTAAAATTCAATCAGGAACAATATTTCATTTAGGTGGAATGGACTGGTGTGACTTTGCTGGGGCAATTGTGATTGGCGATGGTAGCATTATTTCTCCAAACTGCGTGATCTATGGGTGCGGATATGGAGGAGTGCATATTGGTGAAAGGTTTGATTGTGGTCCAAATGTTTCCATCTTTGCTAGTAGAACAGATTATTCTAAAGACATTAACCATCATATTTTTGAAGCTGTCCTTATAGGTAGTGATGTTACTGTATTTGCAAACGTAGTAATCAGCCCTGGTGTTATTATTGGGTCTGGAGCTGTTATCGCTGCTGGCTCAGTCGTTACCACCGATATTCCTGAAAATGTATTTGCTGGAGGCATTCCTGCAAGAGTAATTCGAAAGCAGGCGTAAAACAAACTATGTTCAGACTAATTAATGCTTCTACAAATTTTTTTTTGGCTCAAGTGATTCTTCAGAGTACACTTAAAAAAATTAAGGATATTAGTTGTATCCTGGATCGTATTGACAAAAGCGAACAATGGGCATGGATGTATATGGTAGTCGTCAGGAAGTTATAAATGTCACTTACACAAGCGGCAGTGGGAGGTGTTCGCTGGACTACGCTCTCTATGATACTGGTTACCATAACCCAGGTAATACGCTTGGTAGTATTGGGTCGTATTCTGGGGCCGGAAGCATTTGGTTTGTTGGCGATGATGTTAGTTGTAATAGGCTTTGCAGAATTGTTTGCTCAGATGGGCTTGAGTGAAGCGATTATTCAGCGACCTAACCCAACGGATATTGAACTATCCAGCCTCTACTGGCTTAATATTGCGCTAGGTGGTTTGTTGTACGTCGTATTGTTGCTGATAACTCCAGCCGTTGCTGCTCTTTATTCCACTCCAGAGCTGAACCAGTTACTACCGTGGGTTGCGCTCGCTTTTCTTATTTCGCCTTGGGGAGTTCAGTTCAAGGCGTTGCTGCAAAAGCAGCTTCAGTTTAAGCCGTTGGCTATCATTGAAATTTTTGCCGTAGTTGTTGGGACTGTGTTGGCTATTATGTTGGCATGGAAGGGGTATGGGGTATGGTCACTTGTGTGGGGGCAATTGGCTCAGAGTTCAGTGATAGCTCTGTCGTTGGTTTTTGTGGGGTGGCAACGGAAAATGTTACCCAGTTTCTATTTTAATTATATGGCTGTTAAATCTTACCTGTCATTTGGTTTACATTTAATGGGGGCAAATGTACTAAATTATTTTAACTCCCGTATCGATCAATTAGTTATTGGAGTATTACTGGGTTCTCAAGCACTAGGCTATTACAGTATGGCTTTTAATTTGGTACTGCAACCTATTTCCAAAATCAACCCTGTATTAACCCAGGTTGCTTTTCCCATACTTGCCAAGGTGAGCTCTGACAAAGTAAGGCTCAAACGAGGGTACTTCAGAATGTTAGACTTATTGACAAGTATTAATGCACCTGTGTTGATGGGGGTTGCCGCTATGGCACCCGTATTGATTCCTGTTGTATTGGGAGAGCAATGGTTGCCTATTGTTCCTTTGATTCAGGTGCTCGCCCTATTTTCACTGATACGTTCTACGGGTAATGCTGGAGGGAGTTTGCTTCTCGCGTGTGGTCGTGCAGATTGGTCATTTTACTGGAATTTGATGTTGTTTACCTTTATTCCGTTGACAATATTTATAGGGGCTAAAGTTGGGGGGCTTCAAGGGGTTGCATGGTCATTGCTGGGTTTACAAGCACTTTTGTTGTTTGCTTGGTATTATTCGATAGTTAAAAGGTTGCTTGGAAATTGTTTTTCAGGGTTTATTGGCTCGATGATTAAGCCAGTCATTTTTGCTGTACCTATGGTTGGGGTAGTTGTTGGTATAACACCACTTTTATCAACATTGCCAGCGGTCGCTCAATTGACTCTTCAGGTTCTGTTTGGAGGGGCGACCTATGTTGGTCTTTACTTTGTTTTCAGGAAAGAGTTTGTGAAAGAGCAGTTGCAACTATTTTTTAAGCGGTAATAAAGAAATGAGCCATTCAAAAATTGAAAGTCAGTATAAAAAAATGAAGGTGGTTCATAGCTTTCCCGTTTGGCTGCCGCAGACGCAGACCTGGATGTATAGTCAGGTTAAGCAGATGCAGCGACTCGGTGTGGAAGCTCATGTAGTTTGTGAACGTACTGAAAATCTGGATCAATTTTCGGTTGAAAATCTCCATTGCCTGGAATATGAATCACGCTTTAGGCAGGTGTGGGATAAAGGGCTACGTAAATTAAGAGTTCGTCGGTACCTGAATTATTTGGTGAAAATTAGCAGGAAATCTGGCACAAATATTATTCACTCTCACTTCGGTAACGTAGGGTGGGCAAACCTCGGAGCAATTCGAAAGCTCAAAGCTAAACATGTGGTGACTTTTTACGGACTGGATGTAAATAAACTTCCAATGCAGCGCCCCGTTTGGCGAGAGCGGTATCGTCAATTATTTAGTGAAGTTGATTTGGTGTTGTGTGAAGGTTCGCACATGGCTGAGTGTGTAGTGAGGCTGCTAGGTTGTCCTAGTCATAAAGTTAAAGTTCAACATCTTGGTGTTGATGTAGATAGTATTCTATTTCAGCCTCGTAGTTGGTGTATCGATGAGCCTTTGAAGGTATTGATTGCCGCCTCATTTCGTGAAAAAAAAGGTATCCCTTATGCGATTAAGGCACTACAAGTTGTTGCTCGTAAGATACCTATTCAATTGACGATCATTGGTGATGCAGGACAGGATCTGGAGAGCCACCGGGAAAAAGAATTTATTCTTTCGGAATTAGAGCATAGTGGTCTGAAAGAGCATACTCGATTACTTGGTTACCAAACCCATCAATCAATGTTAAAAGAGGCTTATAATCATCACTTTTTTCTACAGCCGAGTGTTACTGCAAAAGATGGGGATACCGAAGGTGGTGCACCAGTTTCTATCATTGAGATGTTAGCAACGGGTATGCCGGTA contains these protein-coding regions:
- a CDS encoding glycosyltransferase, encoding MSHSKIESQYKKMKVVHSFPVWLPQTQTWMYSQVKQMQRLGVEAHVVCERTENLDQFSVENLHCLEYESRFRQVWDKGLRKLRVRRYLNYLVKISRKSGTNIIHSHFGNVGWANLGAIRKLKAKHVVTFYGLDVNKLPMQRPVWRERYRQLFSEVDLVLCEGSHMAECVVRLLGCPSHKVKVQHLGVDVDSILFQPRSWCIDEPLKVLIAASFREKKGIPYAIKALQVVARKIPIQLTIIGDAGQDLESHREKEFILSELEHSGLKEHTRLLGYQTHQSMLKEAYNHHFFLQPSVTAKDGDTEGGAPVSIIEMLATGMPVVATTHCDIPEVVGSAFANFLAPERDVKKLAECIHSLISKSDDWLSLTKEGRKHIESEYHQVRQAEHLADYYNEISK
- a CDS encoding GNAT family N-acetyltransferase; this translates as MELRIVEERLPSAEEWGRVWEECDYATYYHSREWAEVWQKYTQGKLRPEAKLITFSDGKSALLTFSSQQVLKGLVKQYMLSPAGTFGGWLSASELLESHASILHGYIAANYKNLTWRLNPYNSFEHNLNTKNIKSDETHVLDLKCGFETIYKGWTKGHASAARKARKAGVEIREAITLQDWKDYYEIYEGSLKRWGDSVSSRYDWMLFRNMYDLSSSNIKLWLAIYDDQVVAGALCLYAKKHVGYWHGAASAEYFKMRPVNLLMYEIIKNSSEHGYRWFDFNPSGAHEGVRSFKRSFGAKELVCPVIQVHSFGFKVISRVASIISKVKKA
- a CDS encoding MOP flippase family protein; protein product: MSLTQAAVGGVRWTTLSMILVTITQVIRLVVLGRILGPEAFGLLAMMLVVIGFAELFAQMGLSEAIIQRPNPTDIELSSLYWLNIALGGLLYVVLLLITPAVAALYSTPELNQLLPWVALAFLISPWGVQFKALLQKQLQFKPLAIIEIFAVVVGTVLAIMLAWKGYGVWSLVWGQLAQSSVIALSLVFVGWQRKMLPSFYFNYMAVKSYLSFGLHLMGANVLNYFNSRIDQLVIGVLLGSQALGYYSMAFNLVLQPISKINPVLTQVAFPILAKVSSDKVRLKRGYFRMLDLLTSINAPVLMGVAAMAPVLIPVVLGEQWLPIVPLIQVLALFSLIRSTGNAGGSLLLACGRADWSFYWNLMLFTFIPLTIFIGAKVGGLQGVAWSLLGLQALLLFAWYYSIVKRLLGNCFSGFIGSMIKPVIFAVPMVGVVVGITPLLSTLPAVAQLTLQVLFGGATYVGLYFVFRKEFVKEQLQLFFKR
- a CDS encoding DUF6364 family protein — its product is MTNITLNIDDEVIKKVRKIAIDENSTMTAMIRDFLQSVAERENPEKERKINRLERSFDLLGRDMGKRSWTREDLYD
- a CDS encoding DegT/DnrJ/EryC1/StrS family aminotransferase, whose translation is MRKELLVYGSPAIENAEIEEVIAVMESGWLGTGPKVAQFERDFSEYKEIENAVALNSCTAALHLSILAAGIRAGDEVITTPLTFCATINAIIHAGATPVLADVNPVTMNIDPNEVQAKITSRTKAILPVHFAGRSCDMDALCEIANKHELKIIEDCAHAIETEYHGQKAGTFGDFGCFSFYVTKNIVTGEGGMVITTCEEDAARIKMLGLHGMSKDAWKRFGDEGYKHYQVVECGYKYNMMDLQAAIGIHQLRRVETYWLKRQEIWQSYNEAFADLPITLPAQIEADTRHAYHLYTILIGEQHCGISRDEFLGAMSARNIGVGVHYLSIPEHPYYQQTFGWKPEDYPHAMSIGRQTISLPLSAKLTDKDVTDVIDVVGEVL
- a CDS encoding PIN domain-containing protein, with the translated sequence MTEGVFFDTNILVYAYDTSDPAKQKIAKDLILKNIRNAQGWLSIQVFGEFFNVVTKRIPEPLTSEEAREAISALSLLKITKMDMKLVYRAIDTHQKYGTTYWDSMIISAAERSKCSRLFSEDFNSSQKYYGIIADNPFL